The genomic interval CAAAATTTCGCCGAAAGTTGCCGCCGAAAATAAGTCGTAAGCTGTAACAGGCGAAGCTTTTTATGTTTGGCTTACATACATTTAATTTCTCGCGTGGTGGGAATCTTTTATCTTTACGGTTGTTACGATGTCGTTTTCACGTGTCTGCCTCGAAACGATGTCGCTTTCTGTTTTGCTTTTGGAATTGTGTAAAGAAGCGAAGCAGATTGGAACGTTAACAATGTATAGTCCAATTGGTGTCGACATGCAGTCACCATTTCCAGAAGATGCAAATTTTAAGACCAGATCATATGTCCGATTATTAAGTGTataatttcttgaaaattatTCAACGATTTTGTATATTCGATGATCATATTTGTTCCAATTATACTGCTAAGAATAGTATTCACTTTTGAATATTCTATTTCCTTGCACGATTTTTAGTTCATCACACTACCAACGGTAGATGCTTCGATTGGGAATTTAGGATGATGttataaaaccaaaacaatacatgaatataaatatgataCATGTTGAGCCTTGATCGAATTTAATCAACCAAGATTCCCCAAGACTGCTCTAAACACTCTGATGCTTGactaagaaacaaaataaaagatacaCAGAAGAAGCTAAAGAACAGCAACAAACGAGAAAACAGTTTAAGTGGTTCAGCCTGGAGATGGCTTACATCCACTGAAGAACAGAGCAACAATCTTTATTCTTTCACCAGGAACAAGATACAAGTTTTAAGATGAAATTACAAGCATCACACACACTGATTCCGTATCCCTTAAGGCTATATATACACGCTTAAGAGAGCCCAGAAAATCCCCCCACCAGTCAGCTCTCCTCTGTCAATAAGACCCAGATTTTCCCGCTCTTGTAACAGAACATAACGACCTCTGAGCCACGTGTTTGCTTCATGTTAAATGCAGGCTCTAAAACGGCACTCAGCAAAGTCGTATGGATAAGTGGAAGCATGTGATGGCCACGTGCTTCACTTACTCACAGATAGATGAATGAACATCTTGTCATACAGCTTTGAATGATCTTAACCGACCAGTCGTATTCCGTTCCAATCACGAACTGACATGTCGTATGGATTTCTGGAAATCAGTTTCAGAGCTCACACTTCAACAATCTCCACCTTGAGCTTGAAACCCTCATGAACCTGTTACTCTTCTCTTTAACTGTCTGTCACTTATTTTTGACAGATTCCTGCTAATTCTAAGCAAAGCTTGAACTTAGCAGTTGTCACTGGTTTAGTCAGTATATCTGCAACATTTTTATCTGTATGGATCTTCTGCAGCTTCACAGTTGCTCTTAACACTTCCAGCCTTATGAAATGCAACTTGATATCGATGTGCTTGGTCCTCTCATGGTGTGTCTGATTTTTGCTCAGACATATTGCACTTTGGCTATCACAGTTTATCACTATTGACCTTTGATCAATACCAAGTTCTTTAAGCATTCCTTTAAGCCAGATGGCTTCTTTAACTGCTTCTGCAGCAGCTGTGTATTCAGCTTCTGTGGTTGAAAGTGCCACAACACTCTGTAGTTGAGCTTTCCAATTGACAGTGCAGTTGTTGAGTGTGAAGAGATATCCTGTAAGTGATCTTCTTCTATCCAGATTCCCAGCATAATCTGAGTCCACATAACCAACAATCTGACTGTCATCTTGTCTTGGTCCTCCATACATTAACCCATATGTTGCTGTCCCATTTAGGTATCTGAGAATCCATTTTACAGCCCTCCAGTGTTCCTTCCCAGGGTTTGCCATATACCTGCTTACAACACTCACAGCATAGGATAAATCAGGCCTAGTTAAGACCATAGCATACATCAAGCAACCTACAGCACTTGCATAAGGTATATTTATCATGTCAGATATTTCAGCTTCTGTTTTTGGACACAACTGATCTGATAATCTGAAGTGAGGTGCTAAGGGTGTTTGAACTGGCTTTGAGTTTGCCATTCCAAACTTGTCAATTACCCTTCTGATGTATTCTTCCTGACTGAGAAACAAAGTACCAACTTTTCTATCCCTGTGTAGCTGCATTCCCAGAATTTTCTTTGCTGGACCAAGATCCTTCATGTCAAACTCTCCTTTAAGCTTCTGTTTCAGGTCTTCAATTAAGCTCATGCTCACACTGGCAATAagcatgtcatctacataCAATACTAGATAAACCATCATGCCTGAATCTTCTCtgaagtaaacacaacagTCCAAGTTACACCTCTGAAATTTCTGCTCTAACATAAAGCTGTCAAACCTGAGGTACCACTGCCTTGGGGACTGTTTGAGTCCATACAGAGACTTCTTCAGATGACAAACCCAGTCAGCCTTTGATTTGTCTGTGAATCCTTCAGGCTGAGCCATTACTATGTACTCTTGTAATTCCCCATGTAAGAATGCTGTTTTTACATCCATTTGTTCTAAATGCATGTTGTTTACAGCCACCAGTGACAAGATGATTCTTATAGAGGCATGCCTTACTACAGGTGAAAATATCTCAGTAAAGTCAATCCCCTCCTTTTGAGTGAAGCCCTTTGCAACAAGTCTGGCTTTGAATCTCACTGGTTCCACTCCTGTGATACCCTGCTTGAGTTTGTACACCCATTTGCATCCTATCACTTTTTTCTTGTCTGGTTTTTTCACAAGTGTCCAGGTGTCATTCTTATATAAAGAATCCATTTCTTCCTTCATGGCTTTCAACCACTGGTCTGCATTCTTCCCTGAAACAGCTTCCTTGTAGGTTTTAGGTTCATCATAATCCAGTTCATGGGCTGCTGTTAATGCATATGCAATTAGATCTGCATATGCATACTTCTTTGGTGCCCTTATCTCTCTCCTTTCTCTATCCCTGGCCAGCTGATAATCATGCaatgttgtttgtttttctgaAATTCCATCAGAATCTTCTGCATCTCTTTCTTCATCCTCTGATGCCTCATATGAAGTTGTATCTCCAGATTTTCCAGTAAGCTCCACCTTAATCTGATCTCTCAGTACACCAGTGTCTTTGTCTGAGTTTTCAAGCTTCTGCACATAGCTCTTAAGCATTTCTTGCTCATTGAAAACCACATCTCTACTGACTATGCACCTAGGTGGTTTTAGATCAGTACACCAGAGCCTATAGCCCTTCACACCCTCTGGATATCCAAGAAAGACACATTTCAGAGCCCTGGGCTCAAGCTTTCCTTGCTTTATATGTGCAAATGCAGGGCAGCCAAATATCTTCAAATCAGAATAGTTAGCAGCTCTGCCTGACCACATTTCTACAGGTGTTTTAAAGTCTATGCCACTGGATGGACTTCTATTGACTAAGTAGCAAGCTGTCATCAGTGTTTCAGCCCATAAGGACTGAGGAAGTTTAGAGTGAATTAGCAGACATCTTACTTTGTCCATGAGAGTTCTATTCATCCTCTCAGCAAGTCCATTTTGCTGTGGAGTGTGCCTTACTGTCTTGTGTCTTACAACTCCATTCTGAGCACAGAAATCATTAAACAATTGATTGCAAAATTCTAAACCATTATCAGTCCTTAGCCTCTTGACTTTTCTACATGTTTGTGTTTCTACCAGTGCTTTCCACTGCTTAAACTTCTCAAAGACTTCAGTCTTACTCTTTAAGATATACACCCAAACCATTCTAGAATAGTCATCAATCAAGGATAGGAAGTATTTAGCTCCACCTAAAGAAGTTGTCTGTGCTGGTCCCCACAGATCAGAGTGGATGTAATCTAAGGTTCCTTTGGTCTTATGCACTGCAGTTTTGAAGCTAGTTCTAGAGGATTTTCCTAGGACACATACCTCACAGAACTCAACAGGACCTATCTTATCATCCCCCAAGACTCCCTGTCTTTCTAATATCTTCATCCCTCTTTCACTCATATGCCCCAATCTCATGTGCCACATTAGTGTTTTGTTTGGATTCATGCTAGTTGAGACACTAACATCCCCTATAATGGCTGTCCCTTGCAGCACATACAAGCCATTATTCTTAGCCCCTTTCATTATCACCATGGACCCTCTAATTATCTTCATAACCCCAGATTCCATTTTAATGATACAGCCTATTTGATCAAGGATCCCTAGGGATATTAAGTTCCTTTTTAGCTCAGGAACATGTCTTACTTCACTTAATTCCCTAATCACCCCATCAAACATCTTAAGCCTAATGGTTCCAAGTCCAACTACTTTACAAAGTGAGTTGTTTCCCATCATGACTTCCCCACCATTAAAAACTCTATAACtggaaaaaagatttttatcaGGGCACATGTGATAAGTGCATCCAGAATCCAACACCCACTTACCATTGGTTTGAGTTCCAGTGACTAGAAGAACACCAGCTGAGTCATAGCCTTCATCATCCTTTTCATCTGATGCAACAGCAGCATCTCCATTCTTCTTGGGTCCATCTCTATCCTTGTTCTTTCTCTCTGGACAGTCCTTCTTGAAATGTCCCTCCTTGTGGCACTGGAAACATTTCAGATTTTTACTCTTTGACTTAGATTTGCTGCGTTTTCTATTCTTGTTACTGTAATCCTTCTTCTCTGGTCTACCCCTTGCTGTTAAGCCTTCTCCATCTTTTACTTCTGACTTCCTTGTAACCTCTTTTGAGCTGAGAGAGTCTTTCACATCAGCCATGGTTATTGACTGCCTTCCATATAGCAGTGTGTCCACGAAATGTTCATAGGAGGGTGGGAGAGATGATAACAAGATTATTGCCTTGTCTTCATCTTCCAGTTTCACATTGATATCTTCAAGATCAAGAATGATCCTGTTGAAGTGATCAATGTGATTTGCCAGAGAGCTACCTTCCTCCATCTGCAATGTATACAGCCTCTTCTTGGTGCAAAGTCTCTTGGTTAGGGACTTCTTCGTATATAGGTCTTCTAATTTCTTCCAGAGGCCTGCAGCAGTTGTTTGATCCCCCACTTCCCTCAGAACTCCATCTCCCAGACTCAAGATTAAGGTGCTATGAGCCTTGTCTAATGCCTCTTGCATTTCTTCTTCACTGAGCTTGCTAGGCTTCTTTTCAGATCTTGGATCACCCAATGTTTCTTCAAGCCCTTGGTGAACCAACAAAGCTCTCATCTTGAGTCTCCATAGATGGAAGTCATTCTCTCCAGTAAATTTTTCTACTTGAAACTTAGAGGTTGCCATTTCTTGGAACAAGAATCAGAGTTGTtgggctctgataccaatttgttGAGCCTTGATCGAATTTAATCAACCAAGATTCCCCAAGACTGCTCTAAACACTCTGATGCTTGactaagaaacaaaataaaagatacaCAGAAGAAGCTAAAGAACAGCAACAAACGAGAAAACAGTTTAAGTGGTTCAGCCTGGAGATGGCTTACATCCACTGAAGAACAGAGCAACAATCTTTATTCTTTCACCAGGAACAAGATACAAGTTTTAAGATGAAATTACAAGCATCACACACACTGATTCCGTATCCCTTAAGGCTATATATACACGCTTAAGAGAGCCCAGAAAATCCCCCCACCAGTCAGCTCTCCTCTGTCAATAAGACCCAGATTTTCCCGCTCTTGTAACAGAACATAACGACCTCTGAGCCACGTGTTTGCTTCATGTTAAATGCAGGCTCTAAAACGGCACTCAGCAAAGTCGTATGGATAAGTGGAAGCATGTGATGGCCACGTGCTTCACTTACTCACAGATAGATGAATGAACATCTTGTCATACAGCTTTGAATGATCTTAACCGACCAGTCGTATTCCGTTCCAATCACGAACTGACATGTCGTATGGATTTCTGGAAATCAGTTTCAGAGCTCACACTTCAACAATACACTACtttataattgttaaaaaataagaataattgtttatttagtataacttatctaataattattaatgtttatttaattttattttttaattttttatttaatatgaattatttaatgtctatttataaaaaaattaataataaaagtttgatttaaaaaaactctgtgtaattaaaaaaaggatgCCAAggttagtttaatttaatatttattaaccattgttttcaaaataaaaaatattgattaatcTTTCGTCATACGATTGTTAAAGAATAAAGATCCATCAAACCAATGAGCTGTGAGAGCCGAGACAACGCGTAAAGTGAATCCGAACAAATTGAACGGTCCTGATTCACTGTACCAAAAAGGTTGACCAAGCACACGTGACAGATAGAGTCCAGTGGGACCAAAAAAGCTGACGTGGCTAACGTGCGCCACAATCGTCATCTCTCGCTTGCCCAGGAACAAAAGTAAACAACTCAGCAGCGCGTAGGCCGATCCATTCAGAGAGCGACTCGCCTTTACGCTTCCGAAATGGACCGGTACAGACCGAACCGGCGAGTCCAACTCGAGGAATCGGAGCCTCCGAAATACGACGACGTCGAAGACGAGGATCGGGATGGCcgcgacgacgacgacgataATTCGAATAGGCTGAGACCGTCGGAGAACAATGTGACCGAGGATCAAGAGCCGTTTATGGGAATCAAAGTCCGTCGAAAGGCTTCGCTTCATCGAGACTACAAAGGCGACTACCTCGACGTTGCGTCGCATCCGTACTTAATGAAGATTCTGCAAAAACAAGGTCATCGCTTCGGAAAAAACCGtgtcctttttttaattttgattatcgAATAATTCATTGCGTCGCAGCAGAAGATCTAATTGTTTGACAGTTTTTACTCCATTCTAACATAGGAAATGTGAAGCAGCAATTAAACATGTAGTTTTAGGATGCTTGTGTAAAAAGCaccatttcttttttggtaAAAGTGAAAGTATTTTGAAGAAGGTTAGATAATTTACATGTAAGAAGTGGTTTTAATTCTAAAAGCActtccttttattttagttgatCATGTTGACTTGAAGGTATTGAGATGGAGCTGTATTTGTTGGTTTCTGATCAGGATTGgtgtttgaaaaatcattgtaCAGTCTTAAGTTGTTGAGATGGAGCTGAATTTGTTGAGTGGTGCCGACGCTTGAGCTTGAAAGAATTTTAGGTTTTCCGATTGGGCAAAGTTTTTTGGCTGGAGTGTTGTACTTAGGCTTAATGTTTCGGAAGTCTAGAGGTTTGcccatttattattttcatttaacactTGGATTTAAATGGATTTTCAAAATAGTCATTATGCTATCCAATGATAAATCATATTGTTAGGGGAGGTGGAACTTGCTTGGGAATTGTATTAGttcaatttaccaaaaattattttatttgcctTTCTTTCAACTTCGAACATCTCTTAAAACAAGGAATCACATGTGTACAAAATGCAGAAATTTGATCACATATAAGCCTGCATGCATATGAAAAGAGATAGAGTAAGATAGCTAGAAATAGATAGtgtttctttggttttttatCCCTTCATTGAGAGAGCATGTTATGTAGGAAATCCTAGCCATTCAATTGGGGACTGGTGTCTGTTGGAACATTATAATTACTGTTGTCTGTTGGAACATTAGAATGTTTTATTCAAAGTGCTCTTGTGTACCTACacctaattaaaatttgatttgtgCAGGTGACAAGCAAGTTCTTTTTGctgataaaattttgaagtttaCTGGTTCCGGGAAGATGAAACGTCGCATACTTTTAATTACTGACTTTGCAATTTACCTTGTGGATCCGGAGACTGATGCTCTTAAACGTCGCATAGCCCTGGCAGCTGTAGAGAAGATGTGTTTGAGTGAACTGAGTGATAATTTCTTTGCGATTATCATCCCTTCAGAGTATGACCTACTTATGGCTAGTACGCGAAAAACAGAAATTGTCACTGTGCTTGTTGAAGCTACGAAGGGTGCATCTGAGGAACTTGAGGTGGCTTTTTCCAATAGGTAACAAGACTTTATgccatttatatttatgttttctttgtcAGTATTTGATCAGAACCTTTATTGAATGTTAACGGGGTACTGGGGTTGTAAATTTGAGTCAACTGTTCCACCATTAAGTTCATTAGTAAACATGGAGGTTGGTATATCTTCTCAACCCATGAGAGTTGAGCAATCTGTAAATTGATTGATCATCTGGCAAGGCTTATTGTTGCTCATATGCTGGCTTCCCTAACTAGGATTTGTGAATCTGCACAAATGTTTGGGATCTTAGTTGCTAAAGTTATTATTGTACTTCAATGGTCAAGGTTTTATATGCAACTCCAGCTACAGAAAggaaaggggggaaaaaacaaAGTGCtggagaaaagagagagaacgTTGACCAACTTGTAAGATCACATTATAGATGCTTTTAGAAAGCTAGGCCATTCATAAATTGATTCTCTCAACCATGAAATCATAATCAGGAAAATGGTACTTGAGAGTCTTCACATCCTTTTATTGGATTATAATGTCctacatataatttatttagatgTCATCGTGGACATTGCCATACTAGCGGTTGTGCCATTTAATCTATTCAATTTGTTAttgtttcttatttctttttttgttttctctatCTGTCCTTGAGATTGTTCTTGATGAATAATGTGTTTTGTCCATACCTTTTGCAGTTTTGAGTACCACGCAGCTGCTGAATTGGTGAAGGAAGTTGTATTTGAGGAAGTAGAAGGTTTGTgactacacacacacacccctTAGAATGACAAAATCTCCAGTAATACACAACAGATTTGGTTATGGGTTGTGCTGATTTTTATGTGCTTCTGAAGCTTCATATTTTTCTGTGTTGCAGGAGGCATTAAAACAagaattttgacaaaatcagAATCAGCTTAAACTTGCTTTAACATGTTTGTAGACTTTTGCAGAGGGATGGAAGTCTTCATTGTAAAGGTAAAATATTCTTTGGTCATTGCATAAGTGGCTGTATGCAGAATTGAGCTCAACTCCTCACATGGAAATATGTAGCTTATCCTTTTGGTATTTGAAATAGAGCGtgattctttttccttttatgaaaaaaagttagtgtaattttattcttattaaacAGTTTCCACTGGATGTATGAAATGCAATTACCtggaaaatcaatattaaattgttttgcaaCCGTAGACATCGCTGTGATGCTCactaaatcatttaaaatttcctTACTGCATCTACATCACGGTATTTGCTTGAGGTAGATATCTGATTTGTATGGTATGGTGCTCATGTTACCCTAGAGAGTGGAAAGTGAGGAGGAACTTCCCGcatttccaaaaatttctaatagAAAGCATCATTGGTAGGAGAAGTTGGTGTTTTTGCCAAAGTCGGTTAATTCTGAATGGCAACTGAAGCCATCTTTACGTTCCAACAGCATAAATACAATCATTTTGGGGGTAGGCATTTTATTGAGAATCAAATCGTATATgcccataaaaaaaaaataaaaaaatcgtATATGGCCTTTACAAGATGTGCACACCTTTACAAGATGTGCACACTTCCAGATTCTTGATCATTTTTCGGCAAATCATGTCCAACTAAAGCTAACCGAATGCCAGTGATTGGTGATATCTTGATAAATAGCTGTTGCTTTCTCATTTTAGAAGCAAAAGTGAGACATGGAATCTAATGCAAGTTAATGTTTCTTTTCTCGCTTGACAAGATATCCCATTTgcaccaaaataaatttacatttagATCCATCAAATTAAATCTAAGTAAAGGAGCAGGTGAGATCTCACGAATCCACCCACCGCCCACCGCACAACCCTGCAAATGACAAAGTGACtgtatttatataattattgatCAACCAAGAACGTTTACCTCCACATGCATAAGAACAGAGTCCATgactaaacaataaaatagaCAGAAACCTAACTTCGTTTCGACCTTAAGCAGAATTAGGTTGCTAAACTAGTGTTAGCACCACCCAAATTGTCATTGGAACATAAGATTCACAAAACAACTAAGAAataatgaagagaaaattgtATCACCTGCACTAATTGCTACTGGGTTACTATGAtaaaaaagaatctaaatGTGCAGTAGAGGAAGATGCAGTTTCAGTTGCCTTTGGTGTTGCGGCTGAGCTTGAGATTTCTGACCTATTTTCAGTGGATGGAGGATTTTCTGCTTTCACTCGCCGGATATCCTCCACCATTTTTAGTACATCCGCCATTTTTGGTCTCTCCTCTGGCATTCTCACCACACAAGCCATTCCTACTTGTAACATCTCTACCATTTCTTCCTCTATATTGGGATACCTCAAAAGCTCAACATCAAACACTTCTGCCGTCCACTCTTCTCTAACAACAGAATTCACCCACCTCACTAAGTGAACAACTTCATCCCCACCTGTGGCATGTATTGGGGATTTTCCAGTAAGCAGCTCAAGCAGCAATACCCCAAAACTGAAGACATCGGACGCCTGGGTTGCCTTCCGGGTATCTGTTACTTCTGGGGCACGGTACCCAGCTGCCCGCATAGCTGGTGGCGGCATTGGACTCATCAAAGCAGCCAATCCAATATCAGACACACAGACATGCCCTTGAGAGTTGAGGAAAATATTTGAGGCTTTTATGCCTCCATGGACAAGTTTCCCCCCATTCTCAGTATGAATGTGAGCTATGCCTCTTGCCGCACCAATTGCAATTCTTACTCTGGTATCCCAATCTAAAGAACTCTGACCCTCCCCTCGTCTTCCTGCAAATTAAAGATGCATTAGGGTATGAAGATGAATGATTGTAGTACTGGTTGTTTTACAGATTGTACAAGAACTGAACTTACCATGTAGCATTGCAGAGACGCTGCCCTGCTCAAAATAGTCATACACCATGAGCTTCTCATCTTTAGAATAGTAATAAGCTCTCAACGCAACCACATTCTCATGCCTTATACCCCCAACAATCTCCATCTGCTGCTCAAACT from Citrus sinensis cultivar Valencia sweet orange chromosome 9, DVS_A1.0, whole genome shotgun sequence carries:
- the LOC102614688 gene encoding uncharacterized protein LOC102614688 is translated as MDRYRPNRRVQLEESEPPKYDDVEDEDRDGRDDDDDNSNRLRPSENNVTEDQEPFMGIKVRRKASLHRDYKGDYLDVASHPYLMKILQKQGDKQVLFADKILKFTGSGKMKRRILLITDFAIYLVDPETDALKRRIALAAVEKMCLSELSDNFFAIIIPSEYDLLMASTRKTEIVTVLVEATKGASEELEVAFSNSFEYHAAAELVKEVVFEEVEGGIKTRILTKSESA